A single Crateriforma conspicua DNA region contains:
- a CDS encoding CheR family methyltransferase, producing the protein MTKADETANLLRRSVDGTLVAIGAAEGSVDSLKEMLAAVDVQCHETFLVVISGGDTTVPWDVAGMQAVCPIPVALIDGETLVRPGTVYLSPPGCPLRLQSLRSVDPVTLGDRGDDDCVAFVPGDPCDDPINQSFDAVQCMWKGPLVGVLLSGRGNDGVDALAHWSDAGHTTMVESPKSAAIADKVERILDRFRPDEVIAAKEVPSAVCRPATHSLPDTDAEDGESTDGLSAVVARDIRQVIDDLCEVLRKQTDHDFRHYKQSTVMRRIARRMQVRKVANAEAYLDLVQSDRDETDHLFRELLVNVTSFFRDPDAFDVLRDEVSPALVESLNDNTLRVWVPGCASGQEAYSIAIVLAEHRRLHQLDFEIQIFATDIDRKSLALARQGHYPLSIASEVPGPLLQRYFTKKSDHYEVNKLLRDLCVFTYHDLIADPPFSRIDLISCRNVLIYFGPHLQQKVIPLFHFALRPKGFLLLGTSESLGNHQDLFRVVDQRQRISQRRPASADPMPRFISHSPSSNAISDNNHQPASDSDIDRFAQRIIIDEFSPRWIVINGDGQMVAGSSKLDPYLEIPSGPFRNDAIKLVRTGLRNGLRTAFREASERKDKVVRQDLRIRQTDGIRAVRLTVQPMPSPGDDDHLYMVVFEDMGPLISGHPSHKDDSHALVEQLEQEVDRTRSELELTVQQLESSNEDLTASNEELRSLNEEMQAANEELEASKEEVETTLQQLATAKNDLQALLASSQIAAIFLDGDFVIRSYTEAARMIYDLLPSDVGRSLLGFRAKVQQMPDIPDVGSLVGKPPTDDLIEADNGRWFVRRVLLHESAAAGKPGIVVTFHDVSELHERQRELRERENQLRTITDAIPPMIILVDTDERYRFVNKAYANQFGRDRQAIIGQKVIDVVGPENYETVRPHLLRGLAGETHTVDLQFSGHRFTSDNYYQVNYVPQRDSSGVVDGCHVIVTDITERKRNETALAEGQRKLDLALQAGHLGAWEWDIASDRVTWSRSLYDTLRYRDNEFDETLNGFIDLIHPSDRAMAREQIEAALSGAAEQYEVEIRMLRGDGRYVWVFGQAVVMRDGEGNPRAMMGVAADISSRKQRELDLAFQASLQLEFTRLQDPAELMRATTARLADYLGLSRCLLTEVDPDALVSTVIHDHQTHPAEFDESAVGQYRISDFHTPDECDRLRHGEQVVLNDVRDGDRDPRLVEHFESLDIRSLVDSSYVDSNGLKFVIAAIKQTPHQWTANETSLLQETCNRLCLRLERAHAEAQLIDREAHLRRVINNQLGLVGVIDSQGVLLEVDDRSLAIAGLQRDDVIGKAFASSPWWNYDPNVAEKIEFAVQQALSGQTVRFDIGLFHHSGEPLMIDFMLAPVRNAAGDVEFVIPSGVDISARYRAEQVLREANAKLRVLFDQSYFFTGIVSTDGMLTDINDATLTRYGFGKDEIVGKRLWNLPWWSQQVEVHRLLRQEFHSVLGGQTFHQEFRLFDRSGRPHYIDLVLTPALDEEGEVLFVVLNGSDVTERHEYETSLHDARRMAEQANAAKSEFIANMSHEIRTPMTAILGYADLARQQSDSDELDELLGTIVRNGNFLLDIINDILDLSKIEAGKMEVSREKFSVVHLIEDVRSIMNVRAKEKGLSLDVRYDGKVPEKIESDPRRLKQVLINLVGNAIKFTQEGGVEIAVSHDESGEDLLQIEIEDSGIGMSDEQLQKLFRPFTQGDASVNRQFGGTGLGLTISRRLAGILGGTIKVDSEIEKGSTFVCTVAIGDVDDVPWIDGRDVAQQAVLEEKDDAPPELDCYVLVVDDRRDIRYLSRRLLTRCGATVREAEDGQEAVELVESLMEQGPLPDLILLDMQMPRLDGYQTARRLREMGFDRPIIALTADAMQGDMRKSLQFGCDDYLSKPIDAQALLRTVAKFTGPRSQDDDAECESD; encoded by the coding sequence ATGACCAAAGCCGACGAAACCGCAAACCTGCTTCGCCGATCGGTCGACGGAACTCTGGTCGCCATCGGCGCGGCGGAAGGTTCGGTTGATTCGCTGAAGGAGATGTTGGCGGCGGTGGATGTACAGTGCCACGAAACGTTTTTGGTGGTGATCAGTGGGGGGGACACCACGGTGCCCTGGGACGTCGCCGGGATGCAAGCCGTCTGTCCGATTCCGGTGGCGTTGATCGACGGTGAAACCTTGGTCCGTCCTGGCACGGTCTATTTGTCGCCGCCGGGCTGTCCTTTGCGTCTGCAGTCGTTGCGATCGGTCGATCCGGTGACATTGGGCGACCGCGGTGATGACGATTGCGTCGCCTTCGTTCCAGGCGATCCATGTGACGACCCGATCAACCAATCCTTTGATGCCGTGCAATGCATGTGGAAAGGACCACTGGTTGGCGTGTTGCTGTCCGGACGTGGCAACGACGGTGTCGATGCTTTGGCACATTGGTCCGATGCCGGGCACACGACGATGGTCGAATCGCCCAAGTCAGCGGCGATCGCCGACAAAGTCGAGCGTATCTTGGACCGGTTCCGACCTGACGAAGTAATCGCGGCAAAAGAAGTCCCATCAGCGGTCTGTCGTCCGGCCACCCATTCGTTGCCCGACACAGATGCCGAGGACGGGGAGTCAACCGATGGGTTAAGTGCGGTCGTGGCTCGTGACATTCGCCAGGTCATCGATGACTTGTGCGAAGTCTTGCGAAAGCAGACCGATCACGACTTTCGTCACTACAAACAATCCACCGTGATGCGACGGATTGCGCGTCGCATGCAAGTCCGCAAAGTCGCCAACGCCGAAGCCTATTTGGACTTGGTCCAGTCCGATCGAGACGAAACGGACCACTTGTTTCGCGAATTGTTGGTCAACGTGACATCGTTCTTTCGCGATCCTGACGCGTTCGATGTGCTACGCGACGAAGTCAGTCCGGCTCTGGTCGAATCATTGAACGACAACACGTTGCGAGTTTGGGTGCCGGGTTGCGCCAGCGGCCAAGAAGCTTATTCGATCGCCATCGTCTTGGCCGAACACCGTCGACTTCACCAGCTGGATTTTGAAATTCAGATTTTTGCAACGGATATCGACCGCAAATCGCTGGCGCTGGCACGTCAAGGACACTATCCCCTGTCGATCGCTTCGGAAGTCCCCGGCCCGTTGCTGCAACGATACTTCACGAAAAAGTCCGACCATTACGAAGTCAACAAACTGCTACGTGACCTGTGCGTCTTCACCTATCACGACTTGATTGCGGACCCACCGTTTTCGCGAATTGATTTGATTTCGTGCCGCAACGTGCTGATCTATTTCGGTCCGCATCTGCAGCAAAAGGTCATCCCGCTGTTCCATTTCGCTTTGCGTCCCAAAGGATTCTTGCTGCTGGGCACCAGCGAAAGTCTGGGCAATCATCAAGACCTGTTCCGCGTCGTGGATCAACGCCAGCGAATCTCCCAACGACGCCCGGCTTCGGCTGATCCGATGCCTCGATTCATATCCCATAGTCCATCGTCCAACGCCATTTCCGACAACAATCATCAACCGGCATCCGACTCGGATATCGATCGATTCGCCCAACGCATCATCATCGACGAATTTTCGCCTCGCTGGATCGTCATCAACGGCGACGGCCAAATGGTCGCCGGTTCATCGAAACTGGATCCCTATTTGGAAATCCCCAGTGGCCCATTTCGCAATGACGCGATCAAGCTGGTGCGGACGGGATTACGCAATGGATTGCGGACCGCGTTTCGCGAAGCGTCCGAGCGTAAGGACAAGGTCGTGCGCCAGGATCTGCGGATCCGTCAAACCGACGGGATTCGTGCAGTTCGGCTGACGGTCCAGCCCATGCCATCGCCCGGTGACGACGATCATCTGTACATGGTGGTCTTTGAAGACATGGGGCCGTTAATCAGCGGACATCCATCGCACAAAGATGATTCGCATGCCTTGGTCGAACAGCTGGAACAGGAAGTCGACCGCACGCGTTCGGAACTGGAACTGACCGTCCAACAACTGGAATCTTCCAACGAAGACCTGACGGCATCCAATGAAGAACTGCGCTCGTTGAACGAGGAAATGCAGGCAGCGAACGAAGAATTGGAAGCTTCGAAGGAAGAAGTTGAAACCACGCTGCAACAACTGGCCACTGCAAAGAACGACCTGCAGGCTCTGTTGGCCAGTTCACAAATCGCCGCGATCTTCCTGGACGGTGACTTTGTCATCCGCAGTTATACCGAAGCGGCCAGGATGATTTATGACCTGCTGCCCAGCGACGTCGGTCGGTCGCTGCTGGGATTCCGGGCCAAAGTCCAACAGATGCCGGACATTCCGGATGTGGGATCTTTGGTCGGAAAGCCACCCACCGATGATTTAATCGAAGCAGACAACGGCCGGTGGTTTGTGCGTCGGGTGTTGTTGCACGAATCCGCGGCTGCCGGAAAACCCGGCATTGTGGTCACGTTCCATGACGTTTCGGAATTGCACGAGCGTCAACGTGAACTGCGTGAACGTGAAAACCAATTGCGGACGATCACCGACGCGATCCCACCGATGATCATTCTGGTCGACACCGATGAACGTTATCGCTTTGTCAACAAAGCCTATGCGAACCAGTTCGGCCGAGACCGCCAGGCCATCATCGGTCAAAAAGTCATCGACGTGGTGGGACCGGAAAACTACGAAACGGTCCGCCCCCATTTGCTTCGTGGCTTGGCGGGTGAAACCCATACCGTCGACCTGCAATTTTCCGGCCATCGGTTTACCAGCGACAATTACTATCAAGTCAACTACGTCCCGCAACGGGACAGCTCCGGCGTCGTCGACGGGTGCCACGTCATCGTTACCGACATCACCGAACGCAAACGCAATGAAACGGCGCTTGCCGAAGGTCAACGGAAACTGGACCTGGCACTCCAGGCCGGTCATCTAGGTGCTTGGGAATGGGACATCGCAAGCGATCGTGTGACTTGGTCTCGATCGCTGTATGACACGTTGCGTTATCGCGATAACGAGTTCGATGAAACGCTGAACGGTTTCATCGACTTGATTCATCCAAGCGATCGTGCAATGGCGCGCGAGCAGATCGAAGCCGCATTGTCGGGCGCCGCGGAACAGTACGAGGTGGAAATTCGTATGCTGCGCGGTGACGGACGATACGTCTGGGTGTTCGGCCAAGCGGTCGTGATGCGTGACGGCGAAGGCAACCCCCGCGCGATGATGGGCGTGGCGGCGGACATTAGCAGCCGGAAACAGCGCGAACTGGATTTGGCGTTTCAAGCTTCCCTGCAATTGGAATTCACTCGGCTACAGGATCCCGCCGAATTGATGCGGGCGACCACCGCCCGCTTGGCGGATTACCTGGGGCTGTCGCGATGCTTGTTGACCGAGGTGGATCCGGACGCATTGGTCAGTACGGTGATCCACGACCACCAGACGCATCCGGCGGAGTTCGATGAATCTGCCGTGGGCCAATACCGCATCTCTGACTTTCACACGCCGGATGAATGCGATCGACTGCGTCATGGCGAACAAGTGGTCCTGAACGACGTCCGCGACGGCGATCGTGATCCCCGCTTGGTCGAACACTTTGAATCGCTGGACATCCGATCGCTGGTGGATTCGTCCTATGTCGATAGCAACGGTTTGAAGTTCGTCATTGCCGCGATCAAACAGACGCCCCATCAATGGACCGCTAACGAAACGTCCTTGTTGCAGGAAACCTGCAACCGGTTGTGTTTGCGACTGGAACGTGCGCATGCCGAAGCCCAACTGATCGATCGCGAAGCTCATTTGCGTCGCGTCATCAACAACCAGTTGGGACTGGTCGGCGTGATCGATTCACAGGGCGTTTTATTGGAGGTCGACGACCGTTCGCTGGCCATTGCCGGGCTGCAACGTGATGATGTGATCGGCAAAGCGTTCGCATCGTCGCCGTGGTGGAACTACGACCCCAACGTCGCCGAAAAGATTGAATTTGCGGTCCAACAGGCGTTGTCCGGGCAAACGGTTCGCTTCGACATCGGGCTGTTTCATCACAGCGGCGAACCACTGATGATCGACTTCATGTTGGCCCCGGTCCGCAACGCCGCCGGAGACGTCGAATTTGTCATCCCATCCGGCGTGGACATTAGTGCTCGCTACCGCGCCGAACAGGTGTTAAGGGAAGCCAATGCAAAATTGCGAGTGCTGTTCGATCAATCGTACTTCTTCACCGGGATCGTCAGCACCGACGGCATGCTGACCGACATCAACGATGCGACGCTGACACGTTACGGATTTGGGAAAGACGAAATCGTCGGCAAACGATTATGGAATCTGCCGTGGTGGTCGCAACAAGTCGAAGTCCACCGGCTGCTGCGCCAAGAATTCCACAGCGTGCTGGGCGGACAAACGTTCCACCAAGAATTCCGGCTGTTCGATCGAAGCGGCCGACCGCACTACATCGACCTGGTTTTGACGCCGGCGTTGGACGAGGAAGGCGAAGTCTTGTTTGTCGTGCTGAACGGCAGCGACGTGACCGAACGCCACGAATACGAAACGTCACTGCATGACGCACGTCGCATGGCCGAACAAGCCAACGCGGCCAAGAGCGAATTCATTGCCAACATGAGCCATGAAATTCGCACTCCCATGACGGCGATCTTGGGTTACGCAGACCTGGCACGCCAGCAATCCGATAGCGACGAATTGGATGAATTGCTGGGCACGATTGTTCGCAACGGCAACTTCCTGTTGGACATCATCAACGACATTCTTGACTTGTCGAAGATCGAAGCCGGCAAAATGGAAGTCAGCCGGGAGAAATTCTCCGTCGTGCATCTGATCGAAGACGTGCGTTCCATCATGAACGTCCGCGCCAAGGAAAAGGGGCTGTCTCTGGACGTCCGCTATGACGGCAAAGTTCCCGAGAAGATCGAATCGGATCCGCGGCGACTGAAACAAGTGCTGATCAATCTGGTCGGCAATGCGATCAAGTTCACCCAGGAGGGCGGCGTCGAAATCGCCGTCAGCCACGACGAATCCGGTGAAGACTTGCTGCAGATCGAAATCGAGGACTCCGGCATCGGGATGTCCGATGAACAGCTACAGAAACTGTTTCGCCCGTTCACTCAAGGCGACGCGTCGGTCAATCGTCAATTCGGCGGGACCGGCCTGGGTCTGACCATCAGTCGCCGTTTGGCCGGGATCTTGGGCGGCACGATCAAAGTCGATTCGGAGATTGAAAAAGGCAGCACCTTTGTGTGCACCGTTGCGATCGGCGACGTTGACGATGTCCCTTGGATCGATGGCCGTGACGTCGCCCAGCAAGCGGTGTTGGAAGAAAAGGACGACGCGCCACCGGAACTGGATTGCTATGTCTTGGTCGTGGATGATCGTCGCGACATTCGATACCTCAGCCGGCGTTTGCTGACCCGGTGTGGCGCGACCGTTCGCGAAGCCGAAGACGGCCAGGAAGCCGTGGAATTGGTCGAATCATTGATGGAACAGGGGCCGCTGCCCGACCTAATCTTGTTGGACATGCAGATGCCGCGTCTGGACGGATACCAAACCGCGCGACGTTTGCGAGAAATGGGATTCGATCGGCCCATCATCGCACTGACCGCCGACGCGATGCAGGGTGACATGCGAAAGTCGCTGCAGTTTGGTTGCGATGACTATCTAAGCAAACCGATCGACGCGCAAGCGCTGCTGCGTACCGTGGCGAAGTTCACCGGACCGCGGTCCCAGGACGATGACGCCGAATGCGAAAGCGACTGA